From a single Helicovermis profundi genomic region:
- a CDS encoding HAMP domain-containing sensor histidine kinase: MFKSIRWRFIVIYFMLVFIGMIISGVFIIRSTEQYNFNVIENRIDDISDILMPRISSYNDLSENADKIQDILTLYSGAGFREEIFVIKPDDKFSIIATTSQNVGRDALNVLNFDLVVASSNGSVEKTFVKDNKSQIKTLDKSFPIGKEGILYIRYDLSDVYNSIDKFKIIIVQATLLALIVTVVLGIFIANSITNPINEITAKAAKMASGDFDQTVDVKSKDEIGKLGEMFNYLTNRLKVSVSEISREKSKLETIINYMDDGLVAVNKKGEIIHLNPKAIEMLNFTETSLDFDKTIRELNENLVIEKIIADNKWIGSEIIKFENMILKVSYAPYANENGEKSGIVFVLQDITDQERLEKMRREFVANVSHELKTPLTSIKSYTETILDGYVDDEDTKIEFLKVVNNEADRMNRLVRDLLQLSSFDNENIKLEKEYHDYVNMVKYSIKKVEVTAKNKNQTINLVTDLDNLVGYFDYDRIEQVALNILSNAIKYSPNGSIINTFLTKIDENVSMTIQDNGFGIPEKDINRIFERFYRVDKARSRELGGTGLGLSIAKEIVEAHLGKIKITSKLEKGTTVNLLLPLDLEEY, encoded by the coding sequence ATGTTTAAGAGCATAAGATGGCGTTTTATAGTCATATATTTTATGCTTGTTTTTATTGGTATGATTATTTCTGGTGTATTTATAATACGTTCAACAGAGCAATATAATTTTAATGTGATCGAAAATAGAATTGATGACATTTCAGATATCCTGATGCCTAGAATTTCTAGTTACAATGATTTGTCAGAAAACGCCGATAAAATTCAAGACATACTTACTTTATATTCTGGAGCGGGATTCCGAGAAGAAATTTTTGTGATTAAACCAGACGATAAATTTAGTATTATTGCTACAACTTCTCAGAATGTAGGCAGGGACGCGCTAAATGTTTTAAACTTTGATTTAGTAGTAGCGTCTTCAAATGGCAGTGTAGAAAAAACTTTTGTCAAGGATAATAAATCGCAAATAAAAACTCTGGACAAATCTTTTCCAATAGGGAAAGAAGGTATATTATATATAAGATATGATTTGTCAGACGTATACAACAGTATAGATAAATTTAAAATTATTATAGTACAAGCTACATTACTAGCACTTATAGTAACAGTCGTACTTGGAATTTTTATAGCTAATAGCATTACTAATCCAATAAATGAAATAACAGCCAAGGCTGCTAAAATGGCTTCAGGTGATTTTGATCAAACAGTAGATGTGAAATCAAAAGATGAAATTGGAAAGCTTGGTGAAATGTTTAATTACCTTACAAATAGATTAAAAGTATCAGTAAGCGAGATTTCAAGAGAAAAAAGCAAACTAGAAACTATAATAAATTACATGGATGATGGATTAGTTGCTGTTAATAAAAAAGGTGAGATAATACATTTGAATCCTAAAGCTATAGAGATGTTAAATTTTACTGAAACGAGTTTAGATTTTGATAAAACTATTAGAGAATTAAATGAAAATTTAGTAATAGAAAAAATAATTGCAGATAATAAATGGATTGGTAGCGAAATAATTAAATTTGAGAATATGATATTAAAAGTAAGTTATGCTCCATATGCAAACGAAAATGGAGAGAAAAGTGGTATTGTTTTTGTTCTTCAAGATATTACAGATCAAGAAAGACTTGAGAAGATGAGAAGAGAATTTGTTGCAAATGTTTCTCATGAATTAAAAACTCCTCTTACTAGTATTAAATCTTACACAGAAACAATATTAGATGGGTATGTTGATGATGAAGATACAAAAATAGAGTTTTTAAAAGTTGTAAATAATGAAGCTGATAGAATGAATAGGTTAGTAAGAGACTTACTTCAGCTTTCAAGCTTTGATAATGAGAACATTAAACTTGAAAAAGAGTATCATGATTATGTTAATATGGTCAAATATTCAATAAAAAAAGTAGAGGTTACGGCTAAAAATAAAAATCAAACCATAAATTTAGTTACTGATTTGGATAATTTAGTTGGATATTTTGATTATGATAGAATAGAGCAGGTTGCTTTAAATATTCTTTCAAATGCCATTAAGTATTCCCCAAATGGAAGTATTATAAATACTTTTTTAACTAAAATAGATGAAAATGTGTCAATGACAATTCAAGATAATGGATTTGGTATTCCTGAAAAAGATATAAATAGAATATTTGAAAGATTCTATAGAGTCGATAAAGCAAGATCTAGAGAATTAGGTGGAACAGGTCTTGGACTTTCAATTGCAAAAGAAATAGTTGAAGCGCATTTAGGTAAAATTAAAATCACATCTAAATTAGAAAAAGGTACAACAGTTAATTTGCTTTTACCATTAGATTTAGAAGAATATTAA
- the yycF gene encoding response regulator YycF, producing MNNKKILVVDDEKPISDIIKFNLVKEGYNVVCAFDGDEALKMVYQAQPDLVILDVMLPKYDGFQVCKKIRESFNMPIIMLTAKEEEVDKVLGLELGADDYITKPFGMRELIARIKANLRRINISTLPEIVDKKIVTSDNLIVDLERYEVRKGEEVIELTLREFELLKFLATQDNQIFTREQLLKDVWGYEYFGDIRTVDVTVRRLREKIEDDSSNPKFVMTKRGVGYYFRR from the coding sequence ATGAATAACAAGAAAATATTAGTAGTTGATGATGAAAAACCTATTTCAGATATTATAAAATTTAATTTAGTAAAAGAAGGATATAATGTAGTTTGTGCATTTGATGGTGATGAGGCTCTTAAGATGGTTTATCAAGCTCAGCCAGATTTAGTTATATTAGATGTTATGCTTCCAAAATATGATGGCTTTCAAGTTTGTAAAAAAATTAGAGAAAGTTTTAATATGCCAATTATCATGCTAACAGCAAAAGAAGAAGAAGTAGATAAAGTTCTTGGACTTGAGCTTGGAGCGGATGATTATATTACAAAACCATTTGGTATGAGAGAGTTAATTGCTAGAATTAAGGCAAATCTTAGAAGAATAAATATTAGTACTTTACCAGAAATTGTTGATAAAAAAATTGTTACTTCAGATAACTTAATTGTAGATTTAGAAAGATATGAAGTTAGAAAAGGTGAGGAAGTAATAGAATTAACACTTAGAGAATTCGAACTTTTAAAGTTTTTAGCTACCCAGGATAATCAGATTTTTACAAGAGAGCAACTTCTAAAAGATGTTTGGGGATATGAATATTTTGGAGATATTAGAACTGTTGACGTAACTGTAAGAAGATTAAGAGAAAAAATTGAAGATGATTCAAGTAATCCCAAATTTGTTATGACAAAAAGAGGCGTAGGATACTATTTTAGGAGGTAA
- a CDS encoding peptidoglycan DD-metalloendopeptidase family protein codes for MDFSKIINTIINGLAKSIAFVIMPFYKGYKYIKNIKVNKQLIISKFKKNNFKGVNFKRYGSNFKEIIKLDKINFSKLKLNKIDFNKLKLENFREKVNKVFIYIRKYKIQFLGALAVVVALSGVYYMNDIMNSNTSNEASGETSLYAVKMDNESSNQATISSTDSKKEESKISDNKSTSDTTSNNSSLNALPTSVNNYTSAVKDLMDLSYEGYSLEVNKKRIGFFENKEDANELLNSIKTKFLAKEDGSEILDSYFKEDVEIVKGYNNITNGTIYTSKEDAFNYIVKGTDEEKFHKVSKGENFWTIASKYEITVDSLIKANPDVKPERLQIGQEISLTVPRPLITVLTVEEETYSEKVAYDVKYENASTLYKGDYKTKIKGIKGEKQIVAKVVKENGREVAKKVLSEKILKKPSTKVVYKGTKNPPPKKGTGTFARPTTRGVITSGFGMRRLLGKWGRHNGIDIGLAIGTPVYAADGGVVTRAGGYGGYGLAVVIDHGANMVSIYGHNSKILVKVGEKVFKGQKISLSGNTGFSTGPHLHFEIRKNNVPVDPRNYVKY; via the coding sequence ATGGACTTTAGTAAAATTATAAATACGATTATCAATGGTCTTGCAAAATCAATTGCTTTTGTTATAATGCCATTTTATAAAGGCTATAAATATATTAAAAATATTAAAGTGAATAAACAACTTATCATTAGTAAATTCAAAAAAAATAATTTTAAAGGAGTAAATTTTAAAAGATATGGTTCTAATTTTAAGGAAATTATAAAATTAGATAAAATTAACTTCAGTAAATTAAAATTAAATAAAATAGATTTTAATAAATTAAAACTAGAAAATTTTAGAGAAAAAGTTAATAAAGTTTTTATTTATATTAGAAAGTATAAAATTCAGTTTCTAGGAGCTTTAGCAGTAGTTGTTGCGCTGAGCGGTGTATACTATATGAATGATATAATGAATTCAAATACATCAAATGAAGCGAGTGGTGAAACTTCTTTATACGCAGTTAAAATGGATAATGAAAGTAGTAATCAAGCAACAATTAGTTCTACTGATTCAAAAAAAGAAGAGTCAAAAATAAGTGATAATAAATCTACTAGTGATACTACTAGTAATAATTCAAGTTTAAACGCTTTGCCTACATCTGTAAATAATTACACTAGTGCTGTAAAAGACCTTATGGATTTATCATACGAAGGGTACTCACTAGAAGTAAATAAAAAAAGAATAGGTTTTTTCGAAAATAAAGAAGATGCTAACGAATTATTAAACTCTATAAAAACTAAATTTTTAGCTAAAGAAGACGGTAGCGAAATATTAGATTCATACTTTAAAGAAGATGTTGAGATTGTAAAAGGATATAATAATATTACCAATGGTACGATTTATACTAGTAAAGAAGATGCTTTTAACTACATAGTAAAAGGTACTGATGAAGAAAAATTTCATAAAGTAAGTAAAGGTGAGAATTTTTGGACAATTGCTTCAAAATATGAAATTACAGTTGATAGTTTAATTAAAGCAAATCCAGATGTAAAACCAGAGAGACTTCAAATTGGTCAAGAAATAAGTTTAACTGTTCCAAGACCTCTAATAACTGTATTAACCGTAGAAGAAGAGACTTATAGTGAAAAAGTCGCATATGATGTAAAGTATGAAAATGCTTCTACATTATATAAAGGTGATTATAAAACAAAAATTAAAGGCATTAAAGGGGAAAAACAGATAGTTGCAAAAGTGGTAAAAGAGAATGGACGGGAAGTTGCTAAAAAAGTTTTAAGTGAGAAAATTCTTAAAAAGCCAAGTACAAAGGTAGTATATAAAGGAACTAAAAATCCACCACCAAAAAAAGGGACTGGAACTTTTGCAAGACCAACTACTAGAGGTGTTATTACTTCTGGTTTTGGTATGAGAAGATTACTTGGAAAATGGGGAAGACATAATGGAATTGATATAGGACTTGCAATTGGTACGCCAGTATATGCAGCTGATGGAGGTGTTGTAACTCGCGCAGGTGGATATGGTGGTTATGGTTTAGCGGTTGTAATCGATCACGGTGCTAATATGGTAAGTATATATGGTCATAATTCAAAAATTTTAGTTAAAGTTGGAGAAAAAGTTTTTAAAGGTCAAAAAATTTCATTAAGTGGAAACACAGGATTTAGTACAGGACCACATTTACATTTTGAGATAAGAAAGAATAATGTGCCAGTTGATCCCAGAAATTATGTTAAATATTAA
- a CDS encoding DnaD domain protein, whose translation MGFKNQITKVDFGSITIENIFINDFMCSANGTYVKVYLLGYKYAVDNDENIDFNNSSIAKHLNIPLEDVLNAWDFWQKKGIIKKSNIDDSVNYDVEFISLRQLYIDNNYKVNNNEVSYERKTSNSDLIEINKSPEIKNMFYKIDQFMRRNLSPNERLEVLNFLLDNNVDPDVVTMAFEYSIETKNVKNIKYALKVLNAWVDNGLITVDLIENNLKQSNKYYRAYRAIYKSLGYSNLITSGDKEIIDIWLQKYDLSLEFILEVIKESSKKTSNVNMNYMHSIVKNLYKNKINTIEGFKTFKTTHTNTKKSYSNSKTAPSKTKFHNFEKSKSNYSNEDIEKILGIKK comes from the coding sequence ATGGGATTTAAAAATCAAATTACTAAAGTTGACTTCGGAAGTATTACAATTGAAAATATATTTATTAATGATTTTATGTGTAGTGCAAATGGAACTTATGTTAAAGTGTATCTTCTTGGATATAAATATGCAGTAGATAATGATGAAAACATTGATTTTAACAACTCTTCAATTGCTAAACACTTGAATATACCACTTGAAGATGTGCTAAATGCATGGGATTTTTGGCAAAAAAAAGGTATAATAAAAAAGAGCAATATTGATGATTCAGTAAATTACGATGTCGAATTTATCTCACTTAGACAGCTATATATTGATAACAACTATAAAGTTAATAATAACGAAGTAAGCTATGAAAGAAAAACTTCAAATTCTGACTTAATTGAAATAAATAAGAGCCCAGAAATAAAAAATATGTTTTATAAGATTGATCAATTCATGCGTCGTAATCTTTCTCCAAATGAAAGACTAGAAGTTCTTAATTTTTTACTGGACAACAACGTCGATCCTGACGTCGTTACTATGGCATTTGAATATTCAATAGAAACTAAGAACGTTAAAAATATTAAATATGCTTTGAAGGTTCTAAATGCCTGGGTAGACAATGGCTTAATCACTGTAGATTTAATTGAAAATAATTTAAAGCAATCAAATAAATATTACCGTGCTTATAGAGCAATTTATAAATCTTTAGGTTACTCTAATCTTATAACTTCTGGTGATAAAGAAATAATCGACATCTGGTTACAAAAATATGATTTGTCTCTTGAATTCATTTTAGAAGTGATCAAAGAGAGTTCTAAAAAAACTTCAAATGTTAATATGAACTATATGCATTCCATCGTTAAAAATTTATATAAAAATAAAATTAATACTATTGAAGGATTTAAGACTTTTAAAACTACCCATACAAATACTAAAAAAAGTTATAGCAATAGCAAAACTGCTCCTTCAAAGACTAAATTTCACAATTTCGAAAAATCAAAGTCAAATTATTCCAATGAGGATATTGAAAAAATATTGGGCATAAAAAAATAA
- a CDS encoding ATP-binding protein, which yields MNKFKKEIFKEYEKLRTKSNEELKRRKQEIYSLLPRTKEIDKEMAKLSISISKKILSDNNGNYESFIKDLESKINTLKKEKALILTENNFTLSYIKLHHNCEKCDDTGFDKSTNKLCECFFSKLIKKTYKLSNLESVLEKENFSTFNIDLFSQKKYEDNTLSPRDNMKRILTEVESFVHSFNRGEENLLLYGTTGLGKTFICNSIAKALLSKGKIVVYHTAFRILEILENEKFNKNLENQEENKLEYYLLFNSDLLIIDDLGTEMVNSFSASELFNIINSRIIKNKSTIISTNLSPIQIKETYSDRVSSRVFGKYKMLNFYGPDLRWEK from the coding sequence ATGAATAAATTTAAAAAAGAAATTTTTAAAGAATATGAAAAACTTAGAACTAAATCGAATGAAGAACTTAAAAGAAGGAAACAGGAAATTTATTCTTTACTTCCAAGAACTAAAGAGATAGATAAAGAAATGGCAAAACTCAGTATCTCTATTAGCAAAAAAATTCTTTCTGATAATAATGGTAATTATGAATCTTTTATAAAAGATTTAGAATCAAAAATAAATACTTTAAAAAAAGAAAAAGCCCTTATTTTAACCGAGAACAATTTCACATTATCTTATATTAAACTTCATCACAACTGTGAAAAATGTGATGATACAGGATTTGATAAATCAACTAATAAACTCTGTGAATGTTTTTTTTCTAAGCTTATTAAAAAAACTTATAAGCTATCTAATCTTGAAAGCGTACTAGAAAAGGAAAATTTCAGTACATTTAATATTGATTTATTTTCGCAGAAAAAATATGAAGATAACACACTGAGTCCCAGAGATAACATGAAAAGAATTTTAACAGAGGTCGAATCATTCGTTCATAGTTTTAATAGAGGAGAAGAAAATCTGCTTCTATACGGAACAACAGGACTCGGAAAAACTTTTATATGTAACTCAATTGCGAAAGCCCTCTTGTCAAAAGGAAAAATTGTTGTTTACCATACAGCGTTTCGCATACTTGAAATATTAGAAAACGAAAAATTCAATAAAAACTTAGAAAATCAAGAAGAGAATAAACTAGAGTATTATTTACTTTTTAATAGTGATCTACTAATCATAGATGATTTAGGAACTGAAATGGTAAACTCATTTTCAGCATCTGAACTTTTTAATATTATAAATTCAAGAATAATAAAAAACAAAAGTACAATAATCTCAACAAATCTCTCTCCAATACAAATTAAAGAAACATACAGTGATAGAGTTTCATCAAGAGTATTTGGAAAATACAAAATGCTAAACTTTTACGGACCAGACTTAAGATGGGAAAAATAA
- a CDS encoding adenylosuccinate synthase: MSTVVIVGSQWGDEGKGKVIDYLSKEADVVVRGQGGNNAGHTVVVGDEKYALHLIPSGILYADTMNIIGNGIVFDPEGFLNEIDGLIKKGISVDNIKISDRAHVIFPYHKEIDRLKEEERGKDKIGTTKKGIGPCYMDKVERSGIRICDLIDEDVFEEIFTKQMKRKNTIIEKIYNAKPLDGDAILNDYKNYAKKIKRYVDDTGVLVNSAVRENKKVLLEGAQGTLLDIDFGTYPYVTSSHPVSGGFSIGAGIGPNKIEEVLGICKAYTTRVGKGPFVTELNDEIGDRIREQGHEFGTTTGRARRCGWLDTVVVKYAARVNGMTSFALMLLDVLSGFDKIKICTSYKYEDKIIHDYPASLKVLEKCQPVYEEFDGWNEDITSCTSYEELPENAKKYIERLEELVGVPAKIISIGPKRSQTIIRSSIF, encoded by the coding sequence ATGTCTACTGTAGTAATTGTTGGTTCTCAGTGGGGAGACGAAGGTAAAGGAAAGGTTATTGATTATCTTTCAAAAGAAGCAGATGTTGTGGTTCGTGGTCAAGGCGGTAATAATGCTGGTCATACAGTAGTTGTTGGTGATGAAAAATATGCTCTTCATTTGATTCCATCAGGTATACTTTATGCAGATACTATGAATATCATTGGAAATGGAATTGTTTTTGATCCAGAAGGTTTTTTAAATGAAATTGACGGATTAATTAAAAAAGGAATTTCAGTTGATAATATTAAAATAAGTGATAGAGCTCATGTTATTTTTCCTTATCATAAAGAAATTGATAGACTTAAGGAAGAGGAAAGAGGCAAAGACAAAATAGGTACTACTAAAAAAGGCATTGGTCCGTGTTATATGGATAAAGTTGAAAGATCTGGAATAAGAATTTGTGATTTAATAGATGAAGATGTTTTTGAAGAAATATTTACAAAACAAATGAAAAGAAAAAACACTATAATAGAAAAAATATATAATGCTAAGCCATTAGATGGTGATGCAATATTAAATGATTATAAAAATTATGCTAAGAAAATCAAACGATATGTAGATGATACTGGTGTATTAGTTAATAGTGCTGTAAGGGAAAATAAAAAAGTACTTCTTGAAGGAGCACAGGGTACACTTCTAGATATTGATTTTGGAACTTATCCATATGTTACTAGCTCACATCCCGTTTCAGGAGGATTTTCAATTGGAGCTGGAATTGGACCAAATAAAATTGAAGAAGTGCTTGGTATTTGTAAAGCATATACAACAAGAGTAGGAAAAGGTCCATTTGTAACTGAACTTAATGATGAAATTGGCGATAGAATACGTGAACAAGGTCATGAATTTGGAACAACAACTGGGAGAGCAAGAAGGTGTGGATGGCTTGATACAGTAGTAGTAAAATATGCAGCAAGAGTAAATGGCATGACGTCTTTTGCATTAATGCTCTTAGATGTACTTTCAGGATTTGATAAGATTAAAATTTGTACTTCGTACAAATATGAAGATAAAATTATACATGATTATCCTGCAAGTTTAAAAGTTTTAGAAAAATGCCAACCAGTGTATGAAGAGTTCGATGGTTGGAATGAAGATATAACAAGTTGTACTAGCTACGAGGAGCTTCCAGAGAATGCTAAAAAATATATTGAAAGATTAGAAGAATTAGTTGGAGTACCAGCTAAGATAATTTCAATTGGACCAAAGAGAAGTCAAACAATAATAAGATCTAGTATTTTTTAA
- a CDS encoding GNAT family N-acetyltransferase produces the protein MKKEDLIDLTKWGSHEDLRFLPYNFPYKNKIEYTLWYNSKNKIFTRKIFSIIFNKKVVGYITLKKINWIKKSAEMGISIDANCLSKGIGTLAIIKYLETVFIKYRLKKISLRAALFNKRAIKCYKKVGFNEIERKLAPFEDQTNAFKLIMEYDCFTMIENKACCEYVFMNVNKSDFMQNRIIRG, from the coding sequence ATGAAGAAAGAGGATTTAATTGATCTTACTAAATGGGGCAGCCATGAAGATCTTAGATTTTTGCCTTATAATTTTCCTTATAAAAATAAAATTGAATATACACTTTGGTATAATTCAAAGAATAAAATATTTACTAGAAAAATATTTTCAATAATTTTTAATAAAAAAGTAGTTGGATATATAACTCTAAAAAAGATAAATTGGATTAAAAAAAGTGCAGAAATGGGAATTTCAATAGATGCAAATTGTTTAAGCAAAGGCATAGGGACGCTAGCTATAATAAAATATTTAGAAACCGTTTTTATTAAATATAGACTTAAAAAAATTTCATTAAGAGCGGCTTTATTTAATAAACGAGCGATTAAATGTTATAAGAAAGTTGGATTTAACGAAATTGAAAGGAAGTTAGCACCTTTTGAAGATCAAACGAATGCCTTTAAATTAATTATGGAATATGATTGTTTTACAATGATAGAAAACAAAGCTTGTTGTGAGTATGTTTTTATGAATGTAAATAAAAGTGATTTTATGCAAAACCGAATTATAAGGGGATGA
- the dnaB gene encoding replicative DNA helicase — protein sequence MELKGKIKPNSIEAEKSVIGAMILDKDSINDIVDLISSDDFYKESHKLIFESVLEIYNNNEPVDIVTLSDKLISEGILENIGGLDYLAELTEMGIITSNARYYAKIIEEKSTLRKLIGASTLILQKGYESIDAKELLELAEKNIFNISQNKAREGFSPIRELLYKTYEKIEMLYESDDALTGLSSGFKDLDVKTSGFQKSDLILVAARPSMGKTAFSINVCQYAGTHKSSVAIFSLEMSKDQLVQRMLSSESHISIQKIRNGDLEEDDWISLTKAMARLSEANIFIDDTPAITVMEMRAKCRKLKMEKGLDVIMVDYLQLMSGGGKQESRQQEISTISRSLKALAREMDCPVIALSQLSRAPELRADHRPILSDLRESGAIEQDADIVMFLYRDEYYFPDSEKQGIGELIIAKQRNGETGTVELAWIGKYTKFGDLAREV from the coding sequence ATGGAGTTAAAAGGTAAAATCAAACCAAATAGTATTGAAGCAGAAAAATCTGTAATAGGTGCAATGATATTAGACAAGGACTCTATTAATGATATTGTAGATTTAATAAGTTCAGATGATTTCTATAAAGAATCACATAAATTAATATTTGAATCTGTTCTTGAAATATATAATAATAATGAACCTGTTGATATTGTGACACTTTCAGATAAATTAATATCAGAAGGAATTTTGGAAAATATTGGCGGATTAGATTATTTAGCTGAATTAACAGAAATGGGTATAATAACTTCTAATGCTAGATATTATGCAAAAATTATTGAAGAAAAATCGACACTAAGAAAATTAATTGGAGCATCAACATTGATTTTACAAAAAGGTTATGAATCAATTGATGCAAAAGAATTATTAGAGTTAGCCGAAAAAAATATATTTAATATATCGCAAAATAAAGCTAGAGAAGGATTTTCTCCAATTAGAGAGTTACTATATAAAACGTATGAAAAAATCGAGATGTTATATGAATCAGACGATGCGCTCACAGGTCTTTCTTCAGGTTTTAAAGATCTTGATGTTAAAACAAGTGGATTTCAAAAATCGGATTTGATACTTGTTGCTGCAAGACCTTCAATGGGAAAAACTGCATTTTCAATAAATGTATGTCAATATGCAGGGACTCATAAATCATCAGTAGCCATTTTTAGTTTAGAAATGTCAAAAGATCAATTGGTACAGCGTATGCTAAGTAGTGAATCACATATTTCAATTCAAAAAATAAGAAATGGTGATTTAGAAGAAGATGATTGGATTTCTCTTACAAAAGCAATGGCAAGATTATCAGAAGCCAATATATTTATTGATGATACACCAGCGATAACAGTTATGGAAATGAGAGCCAAGTGTAGAAAATTAAAAATGGAAAAAGGCTTAGATGTAATTATGGTCGATTATCTTCAGTTGATGAGCGGAGGCGGAAAACAAGAAAGTAGACAGCAAGAAATTTCTACGATTTCAAGATCATTAAAAGCACTTGCAAGAGAGATGGATTGTCCGGTTATCGCGCTTTCTCAGCTTTCAAGAGCACCTGAACTTAGAGCAGATCATAGGCCGATTCTTTCTGACCTTAGAGAATCTGGAGCGATAGAGCAGGATGCAGATATAGTTATGTTTCTTTATAGAGATGAATATTATTTTCCTGATTCTGAAAAACAAGGGATTGGTGAACTTATTATCGCAAAACAAAGAAATGGAGAAACAGGTACTGTTGAACTTGCATGGATTGGTAAATATACTAAATTTGGTGATTTGGCTAGAGAGGTATAA
- the rplI gene encoding 50S ribosomal protein L9, whose product MKVILLKDIKGTGKKGDIINASDGHARNYLFPRKLAKLATDSSVKELEHHKESAKKRKDEELANAKDLAKKIEEVEIKIASKAGESGKLFGSITNKDIAEILNNEHGFDIDKKKIVMASIKSLGTTEAEIKVYPKVTAKINVTVVSIEN is encoded by the coding sequence ATGAAAGTAATTTTACTTAAGGACATTAAAGGAACAGGAAAAAAAGGTGATATTATTAATGCTAGTGATGGTCATGCAAGAAATTATTTGTTTCCAAGAAAATTAGCAAAGTTAGCTACAGATTCAAGTGTGAAAGAGTTAGAGCATCACAAAGAATCAGCTAAAAAAAGAAAAGATGAAGAACTTGCAAATGCTAAAGATTTGGCAAAAAAAATTGAAGAAGTTGAAATAAAAATAGCTTCAAAAGCTGGTGAATCAGGAAAACTATTTGGATCAATTACAAATAAAGATATCGCTGAAATTTTGAATAATGAACATGGTTTTGATATTGATAAGAAAAAAATAGTAATGGCTAGTATTAAGTCTCTTGGAACTACAGAAGCAGAAATAAAGGTTTACCCAAAAGTGACTGCGAAAATTAACGTAACAGTGGTAAGTATAGAAAATTAG